In the Myxococcus fulvus genome, one interval contains:
- a CDS encoding putative metal-binding motif-containing protein, whose amino-acid sequence MACNGCEPFPDPFPECTPEVCDGVDNDCDGLTDEGLILTLYRDADGDGKGAGVGKAACAQSGWVSNNSDCDDNNASIWQWRRYYRDADGDGFGLPSTWRDSCGQPSGYVTDATDCNDASSAVKPGVVKSCGIGACAASVQACINGVEQVCTPRLPTEEVCDQIDNNCNGQVDDLPPVSCGVGFCRRTVPACATLCELEERHDGKPPVEVCTWRSNYCVAGSPKPAESCNGVDDNCNGMTDEGVQLTFYRDEDGDGFGAASAPIGSGCSVPSGASLNSQDCNDKNAAVHPSAQKTCGVGACANSVPACRNGVEQSCTPLPPEGERCDSIDNDCNGQVDDVPPRTCGVGACARSVPTCTTECWMEPSRDGKPPREVCEWGDYGTCIPGPPVPEVCANGIDEDCNGLADDSTQPNAWLDFYADQDQDGYGATWMSTRACRQPNYMTRLGGDCDDTRSTVRPGAAEVCDGIDNNCNANIDEAGICEQSRCQ is encoded by the coding sequence ATGGCCTGCAATGGTTGCGAGCCGTTCCCCGACCCCTTCCCCGAATGCACTCCGGAGGTCTGTGACGGCGTCGACAACGACTGCGACGGGCTCACCGACGAAGGACTGATTCTCACCCTCTACCGTGACGCAGACGGTGACGGAAAGGGCGCGGGCGTCGGGAAAGCAGCCTGTGCCCAGTCTGGCTGGGTCAGCAACAACAGCGACTGCGACGACAACAACGCCTCCATCTGGCAGTGGCGGAGATATTACCGCGATGCGGATGGCGATGGTTTTGGATTGCCGTCGACCTGGAGGGACTCCTGCGGCCAGCCCTCGGGCTACGTGACGGATGCGACCGACTGCAATGACGCCTCGTCCGCCGTCAAGCCGGGCGTCGTGAAGTCCTGTGGCATCGGAGCCTGCGCGGCCAGCGTCCAGGCCTGCATCAATGGAGTCGAGCAGGTCTGTACGCCCCGGCTTCCCACCGAGGAGGTCTGCGACCAGATCGACAACAACTGCAATGGCCAGGTGGATGACCTTCCTCCGGTCTCTTGTGGTGTTGGATTCTGTCGGCGCACGGTGCCTGCATGCGCCACCCTCTGCGAATTGGAAGAGCGCCATGATGGGAAGCCCCCCGTTGAGGTCTGCACCTGGAGATCCAACTACTGCGTCGCGGGCTCCCCCAAGCCCGCTGAGAGCTGCAATGGGGTTGACGACAACTGCAATGGAATGACGGACGAGGGCGTGCAACTCACGTTCTACCGTGACGAGGATGGCGACGGCTTCGGCGCCGCGAGCGCCCCCATTGGCAGTGGCTGCAGCGTCCCTTCTGGGGCGTCCCTGAACAGCCAGGACTGCAACGACAAGAACGCCGCGGTTCACCCGTCGGCCCAGAAGACCTGCGGTGTCGGCGCATGCGCGAACAGCGTCCCGGCATGCCGCAATGGAGTCGAACAGTCCTGCACGCCCTTGCCTCCTGAGGGAGAGCGGTGCGACTCCATCGACAACGACTGTAATGGCCAGGTGGACGACGTCCCCCCGAGGACCTGCGGTGTAGGGGCTTGCGCGCGCAGTGTTCCCACCTGCACCACGGAGTGCTGGATGGAGCCCAGCCGTGACGGAAAGCCCCCTCGAGAAGTGTGCGAATGGGGAGACTACGGCACGTGCATTCCCGGCCCCCCCGTCCCAGAAGTCTGCGCCAACGGCATCGACGAAGACTGCAATGGGCTGGCTGATGATTCGACCCAGCCGAATGCATGGCTCGACTTCTATGCCGACCAGGATCAAGACGGCTATGGAGCCACCTGGATGAGCACAAGGGCGTGCCGCCAGCCCAATTACATGACCAGGCTTGGGGGCGACTGTGATGACACCCGGTCCACCGTAAGGCCCGGCGCCGCGGAAGTCTGTGACGGCATCGACAACAACTGCAACGCAAACATCGATGAAGCGGGCATCTGCGAACAGTCGCGGTGCCAGTAA